The Acidicapsa acidisoli genome window below encodes:
- a CDS encoding glycoside hydrolase family 9 protein, which produces MLAVSLCAVFSQTGLGQMRVLVDQVGYETTAPKVGLVVGTKQDHPTQFSLVDSDTGKTVLSSALKPSGEVYDWGGRVFWTADFSSWQKPGHYALQIPSNDGAISSCTFDIEENVLEHDTLSNIVFYFKGQRSSGLFDQADRHLTLPGTQNGSVDVHGGWYDATGDYGIHLSHQNPTSYFNPQQVPLVAWSLLKSYRLLEARQDDNFSEYERRMLDEGLYGADFLVRMKRPDGSFLESITAPGKDKLARDRVIGNPNWRTQIKTKSSDSTESINKADGPHAYEASFRAGGGMAIAALALASTMPEDGDYKRQQYLKTAEEAFTFLNAHNQELLNDHIENILDDYCALVAVTELYGATHNHVYLEAADKRANHLMARLTTSGRWRDYWAADAGPRPYFHPADAGLPVISLLEYARIASPTQQGKVRETVARSLRFELAVTSDVNNPFGYARQLVRMGDGTIRTAFFFPHDTEASPWWQGENARLASLAAAARMAAPLFADQPDFQSQLRAYAWNQLHWILGRNPFDSSMLMGSGHGNAAYMFFRSYKYTSAPGAIINGITSGLNNEDRIAFNEGFAVTGKDEDWRWTEEWLPHAAWYLYAISLPH; this is translated from the coding sequence TTGCTTGCAGTATCTCTTTGCGCGGTCTTTAGCCAGACTGGCCTGGGGCAGATGCGTGTGCTAGTCGATCAGGTTGGCTATGAAACCACGGCGCCGAAGGTGGGGCTCGTCGTCGGTACGAAGCAGGATCATCCCACCCAGTTTTCGTTGGTGGACTCGGACACTGGAAAGACTGTCCTTTCGAGTGCGTTGAAGCCATCGGGTGAGGTGTACGACTGGGGTGGCCGCGTCTTCTGGACTGCGGATTTCAGCTCTTGGCAGAAACCCGGCCACTATGCGCTTCAGATTCCGTCGAATGATGGCGCTATCAGTTCCTGCACATTCGATATTGAGGAGAATGTCCTAGAGCACGACACGCTCTCGAATATTGTTTTCTACTTCAAAGGGCAAAGATCTAGTGGACTCTTCGATCAAGCCGATCGTCATTTGACGCTTCCCGGCACGCAGAATGGTTCTGTCGATGTACATGGAGGCTGGTATGACGCCACGGGCGACTACGGAATCCATCTCTCGCATCAGAATCCAACATCGTATTTCAACCCGCAACAGGTCCCGCTCGTTGCCTGGAGTCTCTTAAAAAGCTATCGGCTCCTTGAGGCACGCCAGGATGACAACTTCAGCGAGTACGAGAGAAGGATGCTGGACGAGGGCCTTTATGGGGCTGACTTTCTGGTACGAATGAAGCGGCCAGATGGCTCGTTCCTCGAATCGATCACCGCGCCAGGGAAAGACAAACTCGCCAGGGATCGTGTCATTGGAAACCCCAATTGGCGCACTCAGATCAAGACCAAGAGCTCTGACTCGACTGAAAGCATCAACAAAGCGGACGGACCGCACGCGTACGAGGCGAGCTTCCGCGCGGGTGGCGGCATGGCGATCGCTGCCCTGGCGCTGGCAAGCACGATGCCGGAGGATGGCGACTACAAGCGCCAACAATATCTCAAGACCGCTGAAGAGGCGTTTACATTTCTCAATGCCCACAATCAGGAACTGCTGAACGATCATATTGAAAACATTCTGGATGACTATTGCGCCCTTGTTGCGGTGACGGAACTCTACGGCGCAACACACAACCACGTGTATCTTGAAGCGGCGGACAAGCGGGCAAACCACTTGATGGCGCGTCTCACGACATCCGGGCGGTGGCGCGACTACTGGGCTGCCGATGCCGGGCCCAGACCGTACTTCCATCCTGCCGATGCCGGGCTTCCTGTGATCAGTCTGCTTGAATATGCGCGGATTGCATCGCCTACACAGCAAGGGAAAGTGCGAGAGACCGTGGCGCGTTCCCTGCGCTTTGAGCTTGCAGTTACATCTGACGTAAATAATCCATTTGGCTATGCGCGGCAACTGGTGCGTATGGGGGACGGCACTATTAGGACTGCATTCTTCTTTCCGCACGATACCGAGGCTTCGCCCTGGTGGCAGGGAGAGAATGCACGGCTTGCGTCCCTGGCCGCGGCGGCGAGGATGGCGGCGCCTTTGTTTGCCGATCAGCCTGATTTTCAGTCGCAGTTGCGCGCCTATGCGTGGAATCAGCTGCACTGGATTCTGGGCCGCAACCCGTTTGATTCAAGCATGCTGATGGGAAGCGGGCACGGCAATGCCGCATACATGTTCTTCCGCTCCTACAAGTACACAAGCGCTCCCGGCGCAATCATCAATGGCATTACGTCGGGCCTGAATAATGAAGATCGGATCGCCTTCAACGAGGGTTTTGCAGTTACAGGCAAGGATGAAGACTGGCGGTGGACGGAAGAGTGGCTGCCACATGCGGCCTGGTATTTATACGCGATCAGCCTGCCGCACTAA
- a CDS encoding SIS domain-containing protein produces MEGHQTGSPRWIGGIEPPRELLTATGAQILEMECRQQPQRLSEMIRAYAADPALRSQLSVLRELAARKGPVLFLGMGASFCSAISGSTLLQRNGRSSFALDAGEWLHYGVSTWEDASLSVLVTTSGESPELVQLFKAGANHDLALICNHPTSTCWNLSENSLPILAGPEYGNATKTYTNATAASIILASEILGLPWQRDAEHAAEVFSLSLDRIFAGRSDLEAFCRSAANIEVIGRGAAYGAAIMSALTIREMSGFRAAPHTGAGFRHGPNLDVDETHVAIIFALGHVAELGVKLANECNRRGGKVVLVSNGDHKASEKLFPITLDSVAEPWEGITSLLTPQALTLAMVERTGCRLPPRFQYGVMEQ; encoded by the coding sequence ATGGAAGGCCATCAAACAGGATCACCACGCTGGATTGGCGGAATCGAACCGCCCAGAGAACTGCTTACCGCGACCGGCGCGCAGATACTTGAGATGGAGTGTCGCCAACAACCCCAGCGGCTGAGTGAGATGATACGGGCCTACGCTGCCGATCCCGCCTTGCGTAGCCAATTGAGCGTGTTGCGCGAACTGGCCGCCAGGAAAGGACCGGTTCTCTTTCTGGGTATGGGAGCGTCCTTCTGCTCGGCTATCAGCGGTTCGACACTCTTGCAGAGAAATGGCCGCTCTTCCTTCGCGCTCGACGCCGGCGAATGGCTGCACTATGGAGTCTCCACATGGGAGGACGCTTCGCTATCCGTATTGGTGACAACCTCGGGTGAGAGTCCGGAACTGGTGCAGCTTTTCAAGGCAGGCGCCAATCACGATCTGGCTTTGATCTGCAACCACCCGACGAGTACTTGCTGGAATCTCTCCGAGAACAGCCTTCCGATTCTCGCTGGTCCTGAATACGGGAACGCGACCAAGACCTACACCAACGCGACAGCGGCTTCGATCATCCTCGCCTCGGAGATCCTTGGGCTGCCCTGGCAGAGGGACGCAGAACACGCGGCTGAGGTCTTCTCGCTCAGTCTTGACCGCATCTTTGCTGGCCGCAGCGATCTTGAGGCTTTCTGCCGCAGCGCAGCTAATATCGAGGTCATAGGCCGCGGCGCCGCGTATGGCGCGGCAATCATGAGCGCGCTGACCATTCGCGAAATGAGCGGGTTCCGCGCGGCGCCGCATACAGGCGCTGGCTTTCGACATGGGCCGAATCTGGATGTCGATGAGACCCATGTTGCAATCATCTTTGCGTTGGGGCATGTTGCCGAGCTTGGAGTGAAGCTGGCAAACGAATGCAATCGGCGGGGGGGCAAGGTCGTTCTCGTTTCTAACGGCGATCACAAAGCTAGCGAAAAGCTTTTCCCGATTACGCTGGATAGTGTTGCCGAACCATGGGAGGGTATAACTTCGCTGCTGACGCCTCAGGCGCTTACGTTGGCAATGGTCGAGCGAACGGGCTGTCGCCTGCCGCCTCGATTTCAATACGGCGTCATGGAGCAATGA
- a CDS encoding glycoside hydrolase family 18 protein, whose product MRGILRLACCLVVCLPVLISPVVYATAPKPGIAVVGYVFPQNTTLQPGQIDARSLTRINYAFANIENGRMVNGFSFDKENFAYLHSLKQENPDLTILVSVGGWLWSTNFSDVSLTAQSRAVFIQSVMDFLKLYDLDGLDIDWEYPGMPGAGHPFRSEDKKNFTLLLKELRSRFDLETTKTQKRLYLTIAAGASDEFLVHTEMDKVQRYVDSVNLMAYDYYEPDSDQTTGHHAPLFTNPADPKKISANASVLAFEKAGVPVSKILLGLPFYGHVWGQVADRNHGLYQSGKAIPNAYAPYHSIVETMLNHGFIRFWDPTASVPYLYNSEKQIFVSYEDSESLIEKCKYVQSHQLGGVMFWDYSGDPSGELLKTIHDALNTPAPKREAVQ is encoded by the coding sequence ATGCGCGGAATTCTCCGTCTCGCCTGTTGTCTCGTTGTCTGTCTACCGGTCTTGATCTCACCGGTGGTGTATGCTACTGCCCCGAAGCCCGGAATCGCCGTGGTCGGATACGTATTTCCGCAAAACACGACTCTCCAGCCTGGCCAGATTGACGCTCGCAGTCTCACCCGCATCAACTACGCCTTCGCCAATATTGAGAATGGGCGGATGGTGAATGGCTTTTCCTTTGACAAGGAAAACTTCGCTTACTTGCATTCCCTCAAGCAGGAAAATCCTGATCTCACGATTCTCGTTTCGGTGGGTGGCTGGTTGTGGTCGACCAATTTCTCCGATGTTTCGCTCACTGCGCAAAGTAGGGCAGTTTTCATTCAGAGCGTAATGGATTTCCTCAAGCTTTATGACCTCGACGGGCTTGATATCGATTGGGAGTATCCGGGCATGCCAGGAGCCGGTCACCCATTTCGGAGTGAAGACAAGAAAAACTTTACGCTGCTTCTGAAAGAACTGCGGTCGAGATTCGATCTGGAGACAACCAAGACGCAAAAGAGGCTCTATCTTACGATTGCCGCGGGCGCGTCAGATGAGTTTTTAGTCCACACCGAAATGGACAAAGTCCAGCGCTACGTGGATTCTGTCAATCTCATGGCTTACGATTATTACGAGCCCGATTCCGATCAGACGACAGGTCATCACGCGCCTCTTTTTACAAACCCTGCTGATCCCAAGAAAATCTCCGCGAATGCGTCCGTACTCGCCTTTGAAAAGGCTGGCGTTCCCGTGTCCAAGATCCTCCTAGGACTTCCGTTTTACGGGCATGTCTGGGGTCAGGTCGCAGACCGCAATCATGGCTTATATCAATCAGGGAAGGCGATTCCCAATGCCTACGCTCCGTATCACAGTATTGTAGAAACCATGCTGAATCATGGCTTCATCCGCTTCTGGGATCCCACGGCTTCGGTCCCGTATCTATACAACTCAGAGAAGCAAATCTTCGTCTCCTATGAAGATTCAGAATCGCTGATCGAAAAATGCAAGTATGTGCAAAGCCATCAACTTGGCGGCGTTATGTTCTGGGACTATTCCGGAGATCCCTCGGGAGAGTTACTTAAAACCATCCACGATGCTTTGAACACGCCGGCCCCCAAGAGAGAAGCAGTCCAATGA
- a CDS encoding sugar porter family MFS transporter yields MLDHSAYVGLDPQPAVKRGFLWKVSCIAGLGGILYGYDMGIIAAALIFVRSSFTLSTQMEEAVVSVVLVGAMLGAVVGGGLADRFGRRLILVSGGIVFIIGSILAPLAPGVWTLIVARLLLGLAIGFTSVTAPVYISELAPPQSRGKLIGLYQFALTLGIALADLVGYWLARDHAWRLMFGLGAIPAGLFLALVLTVPESPRWLVAQGRVMEAEATLSSYTDRDGAQQLLNEIRKNLAIKTERRWSALWSAATRRALFIAVGFTVLQQVTGINTVFYYGPQIFLLAGITSDRSAIFSTLVLAILNVLATTIALPLVDRVGRKPLLYCGVGGMTLSLFLLSFSFHSQQALGSSLGLVATACLVVYIACFAFSMGPIGWILVAEVFPLRLRGRGVAAATLGSGASNSLVAFTFLSLIKSAGNSLTFAIYGGFCILTLLFVRFVIPETKGRELESISAPQSAAAP; encoded by the coding sequence TTGCTGGATCATTCAGCCTACGTTGGATTGGATCCGCAGCCGGCAGTCAAAAGAGGTTTTCTCTGGAAGGTCTCATGCATCGCGGGCCTCGGCGGGATCCTTTATGGCTACGACATGGGAATTATCGCGGCAGCTTTGATCTTTGTGAGATCATCTTTCACTCTCTCGACGCAGATGGAGGAAGCCGTGGTGAGCGTCGTCCTCGTCGGTGCGATGCTGGGAGCAGTTGTCGGAGGCGGATTGGCTGATCGCTTTGGCCGGCGCTTGATTCTGGTGTCCGGGGGCATCGTCTTTATCATCGGATCCATACTTGCCCCACTCGCACCGGGTGTCTGGACGCTGATTGTCGCGCGCCTGTTGCTGGGGCTGGCCATCGGATTCACCTCCGTGACTGCGCCCGTCTATATATCAGAACTCGCTCCGCCCCAATCACGAGGTAAGCTCATTGGTCTCTATCAATTTGCCTTGACGCTGGGCATCGCACTGGCCGATCTGGTCGGCTATTGGCTGGCCCGTGATCATGCCTGGAGGCTCATGTTCGGACTTGGCGCGATCCCTGCAGGCCTGTTCCTGGCGCTGGTTCTGACCGTGCCCGAGAGCCCACGCTGGCTTGTCGCGCAGGGCCGTGTGATGGAAGCTGAGGCAACCCTCAGTTCGTACACCGACAGAGACGGAGCCCAGCAATTACTCAACGAGATTCGTAAGAATCTCGCAATCAAAACCGAGCGCCGCTGGAGCGCACTGTGGAGTGCGGCCACGCGTCGGGCCTTATTCATTGCGGTCGGATTTACTGTACTGCAGCAAGTGACGGGCATCAATACTGTCTTCTACTACGGACCGCAAATCTTCCTGCTCGCCGGTATCACTTCCGATAGAAGCGCTATCTTTTCGACGCTCGTTCTTGCCATCCTCAACGTCCTCGCAACCACGATCGCTCTTCCGCTTGTGGATCGCGTCGGTCGCAAACCGCTCCTGTATTGCGGCGTTGGCGGCATGACTCTGTCGCTCTTTCTGCTGTCGTTCTCCTTCCATAGCCAACAGGCGCTCGGATCGTCGCTGGGTTTGGTTGCAACTGCATGCCTAGTTGTCTACATCGCGTGTTTTGCCTTCAGCATGGGGCCCATCGGCTGGATCCTCGTTGCCGAAGTCTTTCCGCTGCGATTGCGAGGTCGTGGGGTAGCAGCCGCGACACTTGGATCGGGAGCCTCCAACTCTCTGGTAGCATTCACATTTCTTTCTCTCATCAAATCGGCCGGCAATAGTCTGACCTTTGCAATCTACGGCGGGTTCTGCATACTTACTCTATTATTTGTTCGCTTTGTCATTCCTGAGACGAAGGGGCGTGAGCTTGAAAGCATCAGCGCGCCCCAATCAGCGGCCGCTCCGTAG
- a CDS encoding redoxin domain-containing protein gives MWKAWVVFIFALAAIAEEPHPVLSIGSPAPNFSLPGVDGRIHTLSDYDSSPVLVVVFTCNHCPIAQMYERRIQQLADDYKSKEVAVVAIQPNDPRAIRIDELDSSDMSDSLAEMKVRVEYKHLTYPYLYDGDTQQVARAYGPRATPHVFIFDHLRRLRYEGRIDTSYRTELVKTHEARDAIDALLEHKEIGVTHTGVFGCSTKWAEKSADRVAALEKIDEQPVNVTLASKADLAKLRTNPSRQMMLVDFWATWCGTCVAEFADLENTLHMYAHRDFSLVTVSANMPDENASVLHFLQKQHATSANLLFDTDDTEAHQTAFDPQWDSAVPYTVLLSGDGKVLYKKLGSVDMLELRRTILANLPSAYIGFNQYWQSQ, from the coding sequence ATGTGGAAAGCTTGGGTAGTTTTTATCTTCGCCCTGGCGGCCATCGCCGAGGAACCCCATCCGGTTCTCTCCATCGGTTCGCCAGCGCCCAATTTCTCTCTACCTGGAGTCGATGGCCGAATTCATACCTTGAGCGATTACGACTCGAGTCCTGTCCTCGTAGTTGTGTTTACCTGCAACCATTGCCCTATCGCGCAGATGTACGAGCGGCGCATTCAACAATTGGCGGATGATTATAAGAGCAAGGAAGTCGCGGTGGTCGCAATCCAGCCCAACGATCCAAGGGCAATTCGCATCGACGAACTCGATTCTTCCGACATGAGCGATAGCCTGGCCGAAATGAAGGTTCGCGTCGAATACAAACATCTGACTTATCCATATCTATATGACGGAGATACACAGCAGGTGGCACGAGCGTACGGGCCGCGAGCAACTCCGCACGTGTTCATCTTCGATCACCTACGGCGTCTCCGCTATGAAGGGCGCATCGATACCAGTTATCGTACAGAACTGGTAAAGACGCACGAAGCACGCGATGCCATTGATGCTCTTCTGGAACATAAGGAGATCGGAGTCACACATACCGGAGTGTTTGGATGCTCGACGAAGTGGGCCGAGAAATCAGCGGATCGAGTTGCGGCGCTGGAGAAGATCGATGAGCAGCCGGTCAATGTCACACTGGCTTCGAAGGCTGATCTCGCCAAACTACGCACAAATCCATCGCGCCAGATGATGCTGGTCGACTTCTGGGCAACCTGGTGCGGAACGTGCGTTGCCGAGTTTGCTGACCTAGAAAACACATTGCACATGTATGCCCACCGGGACTTTTCGCTGGTTACTGTTTCGGCTAACATGCCTGATGAAAATGCAAGTGTTCTGCACTTCCTTCAAAAGCAGCATGCGACCAGCGCAAATCTTCTTTTCGATACGGACGATACGGAGGCGCATCAGACGGCCTTCGATCCGCAATGGGATTCTGCCGTGCCCTATACCGTTCTTCTTTCAGGAGACGGCAAAGTGCTCTACAAGAAGCTTGGGTCCGTAGATATGCTCGAACTAAGACGCACCATCCTTGCAAATCTGCCTTCCGCCTATATCGGATTCAATCAATATTGGCAGAGCCAATGA
- a CDS encoding ROK family protein, with protein MTTRQQTEEASFEGLVVGVDIGGTNLRVALANKAGTIVGRWSYSTVGIRDPQEIVRMTCKGVEALLSANASSHGDLVAIGAGAPGITDTDHGKVLATSYLMGWKNIPLRDLLEAELGVPAFVDNDVNMAAFGEHSAGSARGVDNFVFLAIGTGVGAGIILNGEPFRGEGWIAGEIGYMLVPGTSVGLVEAGEPGALEAIVGGEGIRSHWQGVWSEGSTELTKDATATQIFDEALAGNPLAHAVLGLASRTLAYAIYNISLVLNCPLFVLGGNVGLHPALVDATRVILKGRNARVQSRLVPSSLGVEAQLYGAVFQAIAIAGKPNPGR; from the coding sequence ATGACAACCCGCCAACAAACTGAGGAAGCGTCCTTCGAAGGTCTGGTCGTCGGCGTCGATATCGGAGGAACCAACTTGCGCGTCGCCCTGGCGAATAAGGCAGGGACAATAGTTGGCAGATGGTCATATTCAACTGTTGGAATCCGTGATCCACAAGAGATCGTTCGCATGACGTGCAAGGGGGTGGAAGCTTTGCTGTCAGCGAATGCATCGTCGCACGGTGACTTGGTCGCAATCGGAGCGGGCGCTCCCGGCATTACAGACACAGACCACGGCAAGGTTCTTGCAACCTCATATCTCATGGGCTGGAAGAATATTCCTCTGCGCGATCTTCTGGAAGCTGAGCTTGGCGTGCCTGCCTTCGTTGACAACGACGTAAACATGGCGGCGTTCGGTGAGCACTCCGCGGGATCTGCTCGCGGAGTCGATAACTTTGTCTTCCTCGCGATTGGCACAGGGGTGGGGGCCGGTATCATTCTCAATGGCGAGCCGTTTCGCGGGGAAGGATGGATCGCAGGCGAGATTGGTTATATGCTCGTTCCCGGCACTTCCGTGGGTCTGGTAGAAGCCGGCGAGCCAGGGGCACTCGAAGCAATCGTCGGCGGAGAAGGTATTAGATCTCATTGGCAAGGGGTCTGGAGCGAAGGTAGTACCGAACTGACCAAGGATGCGACCGCAACCCAGATCTTCGACGAAGCACTCGCCGGCAATCCGCTTGCGCATGCCGTACTCGGACTTGCGTCTCGAACATTGGCCTACGCCATCTATAACATCTCGTTGGTGCTGAACTGCCCGCTCTTTGTATTGGGTGGAAATGTCGGGCTGCATCCAGCCCTGGTGGACGCAACTCGTGTCATTCTGAAGGGAAGGAATGCGCGTGTGCAGTCTCGGCTGGTTCCGAGTTCTCTCGGTGTTGAGGCTCAACTCTACGGCGCTGTTTTCCAGGCAATCGCGATCGCCGGGAAACCGAATCCTGGTCGCTAA
- a CDS encoding TonB-dependent receptor — protein MKRMFCSMTMWLLLAFALSGVAQTVTGTIRGTITDASGAILTGADVTAINTATGVQTKAVTNQAGEYSIRFLQIGSYNLTVAATGFDLAKYGPFPLEIDQTAKIDISLKIGSTNTSVVVSEQFQPIMDTENPTLGETFTENIINSVPLNGRDFSQLTVFTPGAVSTGYGGFGTSMSSTNAANNSSERSTAATNEPNVNGSRQQSNNYLLDGQEINENLNNTIGYSPSPDSLEQIRVIASNANAEFGNVNGGEVVMVMKSGSNQLHGSAFWFLSNDNLNANSWSNDHGGAPKNPYTQSTFGGTFGGPIIKDKLFYFVDYEAFRYHLSGDGFASVVPGPFRTGDLSALSAQGIQLYDTQAPGTPIYTNNQIPVVNPVATFLFAHPEVYPLPNNPNTPDPYGIFENYIGSIKSYATNDQGDVKIDWHLHDRDVISGRYTQGYAEDATVETPLPVLFPSASNYPDHLGTVSWTRTFSPSIVNNARASYARIQFNSGVTIDPSGVFGLNGNSLVGIPSKPQQTAGFSLQSFSSNGNFETTTSSGNGQPDGFGANPTPEVFVDNVFEYGDNLTWQRGRHLFKFGAQFTRYQQNSFYPGNDGELGDFTYTGQYSVQPGSTGYPFADFLLDRVYDVQIGNVTGLTGQRQWRDGVFAQDDFKILKNFTLNLGVRWEFDEPIYEVNNKMANVNEQTKQIEYAGVDGNSRALYDPYYAQIQPRFGFAYQPTPKWVIRGGYGITSYLEGMGANLRLTQNPPFHTDFEQKETVPTAGSGGTPYSTTLGFPTGQAPITTLYVWPKDLKPSSTQEFSLTAQYELTPKSTLQAGYVGILGHHLTNPFWGNQLPAPGAPAPYTNLVGQSGVIKISATNSASNYNALQAVFRQHLAAGLELTANYTYSKSLTDSFGYYGVSNISGQYYQQNSYDMAAEWGPSGFDIRHALSVSGEYDLPFGRGKQFGANWNRAIDAVVGGWKLAGSDVSYSGFPLTASSPSNYSNLVNSASARPQQLRPLHVTGRTPDHWFGTSPGVLDVCAANVDDGTCVFAQQPLNAFGNVHPMSLRGPGYEQVDMSVFKTFPVWREQHFDFRADFFNAFNIASYNAPDNTVTDSNFGAISGTNSTERHIQLSLKYAF, from the coding sequence ATGAAGCGCATGTTTTGTTCCATGACGATGTGGTTATTGTTGGCGTTCGCTCTTTCCGGTGTGGCGCAGACAGTGACCGGAACCATTCGTGGCACGATCACTGACGCAAGCGGCGCTATCTTGACCGGGGCCGACGTCACGGCGATCAACACCGCAACCGGAGTTCAAACCAAAGCTGTTACAAATCAGGCGGGTGAGTACTCGATTCGCTTTCTACAGATTGGCAGTTACAATTTGACAGTCGCGGCCACTGGATTCGACCTGGCTAAGTACGGTCCCTTCCCGCTCGAAATCGATCAGACGGCCAAGATTGATATCTCGCTCAAGATAGGCTCAACCAATACCTCGGTGGTGGTTTCGGAGCAGTTCCAACCCATCATGGACACCGAGAATCCAACACTTGGAGAAACCTTCACCGAGAACATAATTAACAGCGTGCCCCTTAATGGCCGTGACTTTTCTCAGCTAACGGTCTTCACTCCAGGCGCAGTGTCCACGGGCTACGGTGGTTTCGGTACCTCAATGTCCTCCACCAACGCTGCAAACAACTCGTCGGAGCGTTCTACCGCTGCTACGAATGAGCCAAACGTGAACGGCAGCCGCCAGCAGTCCAACAACTATCTCCTGGACGGCCAGGAAATCAATGAGAACTTGAATAACACTATTGGGTATTCGCCGAGCCCTGACTCGCTTGAGCAGATCCGTGTCATTGCCTCCAACGCGAATGCGGAGTTCGGCAACGTAAACGGCGGCGAAGTGGTCATGGTGATGAAGAGCGGCAGCAACCAGCTTCATGGCAGCGCCTTCTGGTTTCTCTCCAACGACAATCTTAATGCCAACAGCTGGTCCAACGACCATGGCGGCGCTCCCAAGAACCCATACACGCAGTCCACCTTCGGCGGAACCTTCGGCGGTCCTATCATCAAAGACAAGCTCTTTTACTTTGTTGATTATGAGGCGTTTCGCTATCATCTCTCCGGCGACGGTTTCGCGAGCGTGGTGCCCGGTCCCTTTCGCACCGGCGATCTGTCTGCCCTCTCGGCGCAGGGTATCCAGCTATACGATACTCAAGCTCCGGGAACGCCTATCTACACCAACAACCAGATTCCGGTTGTAAACCCTGTCGCGACCTTTCTCTTTGCGCATCCGGAAGTCTATCCGCTTCCGAACAATCCAAATACTCCGGACCCGTACGGTATCTTCGAAAACTACATAGGGTCCATCAAGAGCTATGCGACCAACGACCAGGGCGACGTCAAGATCGACTGGCATCTTCACGACCGAGACGTAATCTCGGGCCGGTATACACAGGGATATGCCGAGGACGCAACAGTCGAGACCCCGCTTCCAGTGCTGTTCCCCAGCGCATCGAACTATCCGGATCATCTGGGCACCGTGAGTTGGACGCGTACCTTTTCGCCGTCCATCGTGAACAACGCCCGCGCCTCATATGCGCGTATTCAGTTCAATAGCGGCGTGACGATCGATCCAAGCGGCGTCTTCGGGCTCAATGGCAATTCTCTCGTTGGCATTCCCAGCAAGCCTCAGCAGACCGCCGGATTCAGCCTGCAATCTTTCAGCAGTAACGGAAACTTTGAAACCACCACCTCCTCAGGCAACGGTCAGCCCGACGGTTTCGGTGCGAACCCAACTCCTGAAGTCTTCGTCGACAACGTCTTTGAATACGGCGATAACCTGACTTGGCAGCGCGGACGTCATCTGTTCAAGTTCGGTGCGCAGTTTACGCGCTATCAGCAGAACAGCTTCTATCCAGGCAACGATGGAGAATTGGGAGACTTCACTTACACCGGGCAATACTCCGTACAGCCCGGCAGCACCGGCTATCCTTTCGCGGACTTTCTGCTTGATCGCGTTTACGACGTGCAGATCGGCAACGTCACCGGCCTAACGGGCCAGCGCCAGTGGCGCGATGGCGTGTTTGCACAAGACGATTTCAAGATACTCAAAAACTTCACCCTCAATCTCGGCGTCCGCTGGGAATTCGATGAGCCAATCTATGAAGTGAATAATAAGATGGCCAACGTCAACGAGCAAACAAAACAAATCGAATACGCGGGTGTGGATGGAAACAGCCGCGCCCTTTACGATCCCTACTACGCCCAAATCCAGCCGCGTTTCGGATTTGCATACCAGCCCACACCGAAATGGGTCATCCGTGGCGGCTATGGCATCACCAGCTACCTGGAAGGCATGGGAGCGAACCTTCGTCTGACGCAGAATCCGCCCTTTCACACCGATTTCGAACAGAAAGAAACGGTTCCGACTGCCGGTTCGGGTGGCACTCCCTATTCAACGACTCTAGGTTTCCCGACCGGTCAGGCTCCGATCACAACCCTCTATGTCTGGCCCAAAGATCTGAAGCCGTCCTCCACGCAGGAATTTAGTCTCACAGCCCAGTACGAGTTGACGCCTAAGTCGACTCTGCAGGCTGGTTACGTAGGAATCCTGGGACATCACCTCACCAACCCGTTCTGGGGCAATCAACTTCCAGCTCCCGGAGCGCCTGCACCTTATACGAACCTCGTCGGACAGAGCGGCGTGATCAAGATCAGCGCCACGAACTCCGCGAGCAACTATAACGCGCTGCAGGCAGTCTTCCGCCAGCATCTGGCAGCCGGTCTCGAACTGACGGCGAACTACACTTATTCGAAGTCCCTCACGGATAGCTTCGGATACTACGGTGTCTCCAACATCAGCGGTCAGTATTACCAGCAGAATTCGTATGACATGGCCGCTGAATGGGGCCCGTCGGGTTTCGATATCCGTCATGCCCTGAGCGTCTCAGGCGAATATGATCTGCCTTTCGGCCGTGGGAAGCAATTCGGCGCCAACTGGAACCGGGCTATTGACGCCGTCGTCGGAGGCTGGAAGCTAGCCGGGTCCGACGTCAGCTATTCCGGTTTTCCGCTGACGGCCAGCTCGCCCTCGAACTATTCCAATCTGGTCAACTCCGCTTCAGCCAGGCCACAGCAGTTGCGGCCTCTGCACGTCACCGGCCGTACTCCAGATCATTGGTTTGGAACCTCCCCCGGCGTTCTCGATGTCTGCGCCGCAAACGTCGACGACGGAACCTGCGTCTTCGCTCAACAACCGTTGAACGCCTTTGGTAACGTTCATCCCATGTCACTGCGCGGCCCTGGCTACGAACAGGTTGACATGTCGGTCTTCAAGACCTTCCCGGTATGGAGGGAGCAGCACTTCGACTTCCGTGCCGATTTCTTCAACGCATTTAACATAGCCAGCTACAACGCGCCGGATAACACTGTAACCGATTCGAACTTCGGCGCCATCAGCGGCACCAACTCCACCGAACGGCACATCCAGCTATCGCTTAAGTACGCGTTCTAG